GGTCCGGCGAAGCTCGCCCTGGCCCTGTACTGGGGAGACGTCGAGCCCCTGTGGCCCCAAATCCAACACTGGCCCGTCGACATGCTGGTCCTGGACTTCGTGTATAGTCCCCGCTTGCTGGACGTCATTGCCGCCGAGGGGTCGGCCCGACCCCTTGGCTTGGGTCTCCTGGACGGTCGGAACACCAAGCTCGAGGACCCGGCCGACGTCCTGCGGCAACTCGACCGCCTGGCGCCCCGTCTCCAGGGCACGCACCACCTGACGACGTCCTGCGGCCTGGAGCTCCTTCCCCGGGACCGAGCCCGGGCGAAAATCGAGCGGGTCGCCCGCATCGCCGAGTCTTTTACCGGAGGTCGCCGATGAGTCGAGCCAAGCTGAAGGCCCTGGGTTTGGACCTGCCCCTGCTTCCGACGACGGCCGTCGGGAGCTATCCGAAGCCGCCCGAGTTGATGGAAGCCCGGATCCAGTTCCAGCGGGGCGCCATCTCTCGGGAACGTCTGGAAGACTTAGAACGTCGGGCGACCGAGTTTTGGATTCGCACTCAGGAGGAACTCGGCGTCGATGTCCTCGTCGATGGCGAGATGTACCGGGGCGACATGGTCGCCTACTTTGCCGAGCAGATGCCGGGCTTCGAGATCGGCGGCCTCGTGCGGTCTTACGGGAATCGGTACTACCATAAGCCCATCATCGTGGGCACCGTCGAGTGGCCGGGCCCGATGACGGTCCGGTGGTGGCGGTTCGCCCAGTCCCTGACGGACCGGCCCGTCAAGGGGATGCTGACCGGGCCGTACACGATGATGGACTGGTCGTTCAACGAATACTATCCCGACCGAAAGAGCGCGGCCCTTGCCTTAGCCCGAGCCATCCGTCGGGAGGTCGAGGCCCTCATCGAGGCGGGGGCCCGGATCATCCAGATCGACGAGCCGGCCACCTCGGTCCGGCCCGACGAGCTCCCCATCATGGTCGAGGCGATGGAGGTCGTCCTGGACGGCCTGCGGGACCGGGCTTACTTCATCACCCACATGTGCTACGGGAACTTCGAGGCCGTCTATCCCGACATGCTGAAGAGTCCCGTCGACAACTTTGACCTGGAGATGAGCAATAGCGGCTTGGACATGCTGGAGCAATTCCGGCGGCATCCCTACACGAAGGATATCAGCGTCGGCGTCGTCGACGTCCACAGCCACGTCGTCGAGGACGTCGATACGGTCGAACAGCGCATCCGGGCCGCCCTGGAGGTCCTCCGGCCCGAGCAGGTCTGGGTCGACCCCGACTGCGGCCTGAAGACCCGGCAGGTCGACGAGGCCATCGGGAAGCTTCGGGTCATCGTCGAGGCGACCCGTCGGGTTCGGCAGGCCTTGCAGGCCTCGGGGGCGTCGGGGTGACCCCCTACGTTCATCCGTCGGGCATGGATAGGCCGGCCAGCTGGAGGGCCCACTCGGCCGCCGTATCCGGCAGGGACTCCCGTCGGAGGTGACGCTGAAATACAGCGACCAGGCGAGCGATCATCTCGGCCGAGATCTCGAAG
The window above is part of the bacterium HR11 genome. Proteins encoded here:
- the metE gene encoding 5-methyltetrahydropteroyltriglutamate--homocysteine methyltransferase yields the protein MSRAKLKALGLDLPLLPTTAVGSYPKPPELMEARIQFQRGAISRERLEDLERRATEFWIRTQEELGVDVLVDGEMYRGDMVAYFAEQMPGFEIGGLVRSYGNRYYHKPIIVGTVEWPGPMTVRWWRFAQSLTDRPVKGMLTGPYTMMDWSFNEYYPDRKSAALALARAIRREVEALIEAGARIIQIDEPATSVRPDELPIMVEAMEVVLDGLRDRAYFITHMCYGNFEAVYPDMLKSPVDNFDLEMSNSGLDMLEQFRRHPYTKDISVGVVDVHSHVVEDVDTVEQRIRAALEVLRPEQVWVDPDCGLKTRQVDEAIGKLRVIVEATRRVRQALQASGASG